The Ignatzschineria rhizosphaerae genome contains a region encoding:
- the rho gene encoding transcription termination factor Rho, translating to MNLTELKQKTAQELVVIAEELNIQGLMRAKKHELIFAILQEQADKGGEVIGDGVLEVLNDGYGFLRGVDSSFLAGPDDVYISPSQIRRFNLRTGDTVSGVIRAPKDNEKYFALVKINEVNYEPIGKNRRKIAFENLTPIHPNEPLKMELGNGSSEDITARMIDIVAPIGKGQRSMIVAPPKAGKTIMMQNIAQSIAINHPEAYLIVLLIDERPEEVTEMQRLVKGDVVASTFDEPALRHVQVAEMVIEKARRLVEHGRDVVILLDSMTRLARAYNTVVPSSGKVLSGGVDANALHRPKRFFGAARNIENGGSLTIIATAMVDTGSKMDEVIFEEFKGTGNSEIQLDRRIAEKRIFPAINVNKSGTRREELLMNPEELQKMWILRKLIHPMDEIEAAEFVLDRMRETKTNAEFFQMMKG from the coding sequence CTTATCTTTGCGATTTTACAAGAACAAGCTGATAAAGGTGGCGAAGTCATTGGCGATGGCGTTCTTGAAGTTCTTAATGATGGCTACGGCTTTTTACGCGGTGTAGATAGCTCCTTCTTAGCAGGACCTGATGATGTTTATATCAGCCCATCTCAGATCAGACGTTTTAATCTTCGCACAGGAGATACCGTTTCAGGTGTGATTCGGGCTCCTAAAGATAATGAAAAATATTTTGCGTTAGTGAAGATTAATGAAGTGAACTACGAGCCGATTGGTAAAAATCGCCGTAAAATTGCTTTTGAAAACTTAACGCCTATCCACCCAAATGAGCCATTAAAAATGGAGCTTGGAAATGGATCAAGTGAAGATATCACAGCAAGAATGATTGATATCGTCGCGCCGATTGGTAAAGGGCAACGTAGTATGATTGTGGCGCCGCCAAAAGCGGGTAAAACGATTATGATGCAAAATATCGCACAATCAATTGCGATTAATCATCCTGAAGCTTATCTTATCGTTCTTTTAATTGATGAGCGCCCTGAAGAGGTGACAGAGATGCAGCGCCTTGTAAAAGGGGATGTGGTTGCTTCAACCTTTGATGAACCTGCGCTTCGTCACGTACAAGTTGCCGAGATGGTGATTGAAAAAGCTCGCCGTTTAGTGGAGCATGGCCGTGATGTTGTGATTCTTCTTGACTCAATGACGCGTTTAGCGCGTGCTTATAACACTGTCGTGCCATCTTCGGGTAAAGTGCTCTCTGGTGGGGTTGATGCCAATGCGCTTCACCGCCCAAAACGTTTCTTTGGTGCGGCGCGTAATATTGAAAATGGCGGAAGCTTAACGATTATTGCAACAGCCATGGTTGATACGGGCTCGAAAATGGATGAAGTGATCTTTGAAGAGTTTAAGGGAACGGGTAACTCTGAGATCCAATTAGATCGCCGTATTGCGGAAAAACGTATTTTCCCAGCAATCAACGTGAATAAATCAGGAACGCGTCGTGAAGAGTTATTGATGAATCCTGAAGAATTACAAAAAATGTGGATTTTACGTAAGTTAATTCACCCAATGGATGAAATTGAGGCTGCTGAGTTTGTGCTTGATCGCATGCGCGAAACGAAGACAAATGCAGAATTCTTCCAAATGATGAAAGGTTAA
- a CDS encoding type B 50S ribosomal protein L31, translating into MSKENQINYRPVVFQDASSDFAILTRSTIATKDTIKWEDGNEYPLVRMEVTSASHPFFTGQQNILDAEGRVDRFRKKYGR; encoded by the coding sequence ATGTCAAAAGAAAACCAAATCAATTATCGCCCAGTTGTGTTCCAAGACGCATCGAGCGATTTCGCAATTTTAACTCGTTCAACAATCGCAACTAAAGACACAATCAAATGGGAAGATGGTAATGAGTACCCATTAGTGCGTATGGAAGTTACTTCTGCATCACACCCATTCTTCACAGGTCAACAAAATATTCTTGACGCTGAAGGTCGTGTTGATCGCTTCCGTAAAAAATACGGTCGTTAA
- a CDS encoding quinone-dependent dihydroorotate dehydrogenase — protein sequence MLKNIIQKILFKIDPEKSHELSFTGIRLLSKLPFLQKRLIDPDNILEDPRLAREVFGLKFKHPVGLAAGFDKDAKLYKELGQLGFSFVEIGTVTPKGQSGNPRKRLFRLVEDFAIINRMGFNNDGVEAAKIRLLKREKGLIIGGNIGKNKITPNDKAVEDYLACFEALFEVVDYFVVNVSSPNTPNLRDLQEKAPLLALLKSLQAQNLQHENPKPILLKIAPDLSESQLKEIVEIIDESHIAGIIATNTTIQREGLKSQDRDEMGGLSGAPLTKRSLEVVRFLAKESGGRFPIIGVGGIMSTKDALDQLDAGASLVQLYSGFIYEGPQLIEEINRALLTRLEN from the coding sequence ATGTTAAAAAATATTATTCAAAAAATTTTGTTTAAGATCGATCCTGAAAAATCTCATGAGCTCTCATTTACCGGTATTCGTTTATTGAGTAAACTCCCTTTTTTACAAAAGCGGTTGATTGATCCTGATAATATTTTAGAAGATCCAAGACTTGCGCGAGAGGTCTTTGGACTCAAGTTTAAGCATCCTGTGGGATTAGCTGCGGGCTTTGATAAGGATGCAAAGCTTTATAAAGAGCTTGGGCAGTTAGGTTTCTCTTTTGTGGAAATCGGGACAGTGACGCCAAAGGGGCAATCTGGAAATCCCCGAAAACGCTTATTTAGATTAGTGGAAGATTTTGCCATTATTAATCGAATGGGATTTAATAATGATGGCGTTGAAGCGGCAAAAATACGCTTACTCAAACGAGAGAAAGGTTTAATTATTGGCGGTAATATTGGGAAGAATAAAATTACGCCTAACGATAAAGCGGTAGAAGATTATCTCGCCTGTTTTGAAGCACTTTTTGAGGTGGTTGATTATTTTGTCGTCAATGTCAGTTCGCCTAATACTCCAAATTTACGAGATCTCCAAGAGAAAGCCCCACTTTTAGCACTTCTTAAATCTTTACAAGCACAAAACCTGCAACATGAGAATCCTAAGCCTATTTTACTTAAAATAGCGCCAGATTTATCTGAGTCCCAATTAAAAGAGATTGTTGAAATTATTGATGAATCTCATATCGCCGGCATTATTGCGACAAATACAACCATTCAAAGAGAGGGATTAAAGTCTCAAGATCGTGATGAAATGGGGGGATTGAGCGGTGCACCCTTAACAAAAAGATCATTAGAGGTTGTGCGTTTTTTAGCAAAAGAGAGTGGGGGAAGATTCCCTATTATAGGGGTTGGTGGAATTATGAGCACAAAAGATGCTTTAGATCAGCTCGATGCTGGCGCTTCTCTGGTGCAATTATATAGCGGATTTATTTATGAAGGGCCTCAGTTAATAGAAGAAATTAACAGGGCGCTATTAACGCGATTAGAAAATTGA
- a CDS encoding citrate synthase: MSTKDTVTFKNNRTGHEAEFPILDSVYGNSVIDIARLNSDMSMFSYDPGYVSTASCESAITYLDGDKGELLYRGYPIEQLAEKKDYLDVAYLLWNGELPDAGQSKEFKEIIMTHSLMHENMKSFLQGFRYDSHPMAMLVGSVASMAGFYHDKMNIFDPEHRMIIAHRLISKMPTIAAAAYKHGQGQPIRYPRNDHSYAGNFLQMMFSTPCADYEVDPVAEKAIDVLFTLHADHEQNASTSTVRLAGSSGADPFTAIASGIASLWGPSHGGANEAVLVMLEEIGHVSNIEKFVAKAKDKNDPFRLMGFGHRVYKNFDPRARIIKGIADQVLAKYGNDPLMEIAVKLEEIALKDEYFIERKLYPNVDFYSGIIYKALGIPVEMFTPMFAIARTSGWISHWAEMIADPKMKIGRPRQRYIGPKIRDIK; this comes from the coding sequence ATGAGTACAAAAGATACTGTTACCTTTAAAAATAATAGAACCGGTCATGAAGCTGAGTTTCCAATCTTGGATTCAGTTTACGGTAACTCTGTTATTGATATCGCAAGACTAAACAGCGACATGTCGATGTTCAGCTATGACCCAGGTTATGTATCAACGGCGAGCTGTGAAAGTGCAATCACTTACCTAGATGGTGATAAAGGTGAATTGCTCTATCGTGGTTATCCTATTGAGCAACTTGCTGAGAAGAAAGATTACCTTGATGTTGCTTATCTTCTTTGGAATGGTGAGCTTCCTGATGCAGGACAATCAAAAGAGTTCAAAGAGATCATCATGACGCATTCATTAATGCATGAAAACATGAAGAGCTTCCTTCAAGGTTTCCGTTATGACTCTCATCCAATGGCGATGTTAGTAGGATCAGTTGCATCGATGGCAGGTTTCTACCACGACAAGATGAATATTTTTGATCCAGAGCACCGCATGATTATCGCGCATCGTTTAATTTCAAAAATGCCAACGATTGCGGCAGCTGCTTATAAGCATGGTCAAGGTCAACCAATCCGTTACCCACGCAATGATCATTCATACGCTGGTAACTTCTTACAAATGATGTTCTCAACACCATGTGCGGATTACGAAGTAGATCCGGTTGCTGAAAAAGCGATTGATGTTCTCTTCACACTTCACGCAGACCATGAGCAAAACGCATCAACATCAACTGTGCGTTTAGCAGGTTCATCAGGCGCTGATCCATTTACAGCAATTGCTTCAGGTATCGCATCACTTTGGGGACCATCACACGGTGGTGCTAACGAAGCTGTGCTTGTAATGCTTGAAGAGATCGGTCATGTAAGCAATATCGAGAAATTTGTTGCAAAAGCAAAAGACAAAAATGATCCATTCCGCTTAATGGGCTTTGGTCACCGTGTTTACAAGAACTTTGACCCACGTGCACGTATCATTAAAGGTATTGCTGACCAAGTTCTTGCGAAATATGGTAACGATCCATTAATGGAGATTGCGGTGAAACTTGAAGAGATTGCACTTAAAGATGAATACTTCATCGAGCGTAAACTCTATCCAAACGTCGACTTCTACTCAGGTATTATCTATAAAGCATTAGGTATTCCTGTTGAGATGTTCACGCCAATGTTTGCAATTGCCCGTACAAGTGGATGGATTAGCCATTGGGCAGAGATGATTGCAGATCCTAAGATGAAGATTGGTCGTCCACGTCAACGTTATATCGGACCAAAAATTCGCGATATTAAGTAA
- the eno gene encoding phosphopyruvate hydratase, translating to MSAIKSIIAREILDSRGNPTVWVQVALESGIKGEAAVPSGASTGAKEAVELRDGDKKRYGGKGVLRACENVNGTIAKALVGVDATNQKNVDDILLKLDGTDNKSNLGANALLGVSLAVAHAAANEKGLPLYAYLADRETYTLPVPMMNIVNGGAHADNSVDVQEFMILPVGASSFAEAIRYGAEIFHELRSVLTEKGLATGVGDEGGFAPNLGSNEEALEVIMTAIKRAGFEPGKDVFLGLDIAASEFFKDGKYVLASENKEFTSEEFAAFLEDWVNRYPIITIEDGMDEEDWAGWDALTKRIGDRVQIVGDDLFVTNTKILQRGIDEGIANSILIKPNQIGTLTETIDAINMADKANYTAVVSHRSGETEDTTIADIAAASVATQIKTGSLCRSDRVAKYNRLICIEAELGDKAVYAGKNGFKAVKF from the coding sequence ATGTCTGCAATTAAATCGATCATTGCACGAGAAATTTTGGATTCACGCGGGAACCCAACTGTTTGGGTACAAGTGGCTTTAGAGTCAGGTATCAAAGGCGAAGCAGCTGTACCAAGTGGTGCTTCAACAGGGGCAAAAGAAGCTGTTGAACTTCGTGATGGCGATAAAAAACGTTATGGCGGTAAAGGTGTTTTACGTGCATGTGAAAACGTGAATGGCACAATTGCAAAGGCGCTCGTTGGTGTTGATGCTACTAATCAAAAAAATGTAGATGACATTTTATTAAAATTAGATGGTACAGATAACAAATCTAACTTAGGTGCTAACGCACTTTTAGGTGTTTCTTTAGCAGTAGCACATGCAGCAGCTAACGAGAAAGGTTTACCACTTTATGCCTATCTTGCAGATCGTGAGACTTATACACTTCCTGTACCGATGATGAATATTGTTAATGGTGGTGCTCATGCTGATAACTCTGTAGACGTACAAGAGTTTATGATCCTTCCTGTGGGTGCTTCATCATTTGCAGAAGCTATTCGTTATGGTGCGGAGATCTTCCATGAGCTTCGTAGCGTGTTAACCGAGAAAGGTTTAGCAACAGGTGTGGGTGATGAGGGTGGTTTTGCACCAAACTTAGGTTCTAACGAAGAAGCGCTAGAAGTGATCATGACCGCAATTAAACGTGCCGGTTTTGAGCCTGGTAAAGATGTATTCTTAGGTCTTGATATTGCGGCATCTGAGTTCTTTAAAGATGGGAAGTATGTTTTAGCATCAGAAAACAAAGAATTTACATCAGAAGAGTTTGCCGCATTCTTAGAAGATTGGGTCAACCGTTATCCTATTATCACGATCGAAGATGGTATGGATGAAGAAGATTGGGCAGGTTGGGATGCGTTGACAAAACGTATCGGTGATCGTGTACAAATCGTGGGTGATGACTTATTTGTAACGAATACAAAAATCCTACAAAGAGGGATTGATGAGGGAATTGCAAACTCTATCTTAATTAAGCCAAACCAAATCGGAACGCTTACAGAGACAATCGATGCCATCAATATGGCAGATAAAGCCAATTATACGGCAGTTGTTTCTCATCGCTCTGGTGAAACAGAAGATACAACGATTGCAGATATCGCCGCCGCTTCTGTTGCAACACAGATTAAAACAGGATCACTTTGCCGCTCAGACCGTGTTGCAAAGTATAACCGTTTAATTTGTATCGAAGCAGAGCTTGGTGATAAAGCTGTATACGCTGGTAAGAATGGTTTTAAAGCGGTGAAATTTTAA
- a CDS encoding SUF system Fe-S cluster assembly regulator has translation MRITRETDYALLVLTKLASKEERMSASTLAEICDLNVSLVGKVLKLLVKAELLTSTRGVYGGYQLQKAPEEITLVDVIVAIEGPMAMNACNDLENPCDKSHGCNLAPHWKIINQKIYESFSKVTLQSLLGPPNELKVDIQLSKPLAKPL, from the coding sequence TTGAGAATTACCCGAGAAACAGATTATGCCCTTCTAGTCCTGACGAAGCTTGCTTCAAAGGAAGAGAGAATGAGTGCCTCAACATTAGCTGAGATCTGTGATTTGAACGTTTCTTTAGTGGGAAAAGTATTAAAGCTACTGGTGAAAGCGGAGCTTTTAACTTCCACACGAGGTGTTTATGGTGGGTATCAATTACAAAAAGCCCCTGAAGAGATCACCCTTGTTGATGTGATTGTCGCAATTGAAGGTCCGATGGCAATGAATGCTTGTAATGATCTTGAAAATCCTTGTGATAAATCACATGGCTGCAATCTAGCGCCGCATTGGAAAATCATTAATCAAAAAATTTATGAGAGTTTCTCCAAAGTAACATTGCAATCTCTACTAGGCCCTCCCAATGAATTGAAGGTGGATATCCAATTATCAAAGCCTTTAGCAAAGCCTCTATAA
- the sufB gene encoding Fe-S cluster assembly protein SufB encodes MTAEITEKDRIEALTSEEYKYGFTTDIEQETLPPGLDEDVVRQISKIKNEPEWLLEYRLTAYRAWLEMESPDWAHLNIEPMDYQAISYYSAPKSMADGPKSLDEVDPELLYTYERLGIPLEEQKILAGVAVDAVFDSVSVATSYKGRLLEQGIIFCSFSEAVQEYPELVKEYLGTVVPHDDNYFAALNAAVFTDGSFVYIPKGKRCPMELSTYFRINASNTGQFERTLIIADEGSYVSYLEGCTAPQRDENQLHAAVVELVAKEKATIKYSTVQNWYPGDENGEGGIYNFVTKRGICDGFQSKITWTQVETGSSITWKYPSCILKGDESVGEFYSVALVKDRQQADTGTKMIHIGKNTRSTIISKGISAGYSENSYRGLVRIGPNATGSHNYSQCDSLLMGDKCGAHTFPYIDVRNSSSKVEHEASTSKISEEQLFYCQQRGLSEEDAINLIVNGYCKEIFDELPMEFAVEAQKLIELRLEGSVG; translated from the coding sequence ATGACAGCAGAAATCACAGAAAAAGATAGAATTGAAGCGCTCACCAGTGAAGAGTATAAGTATGGCTTCACGACTGATATCGAGCAAGAAACCCTCCCGCCAGGACTTGACGAAGATGTGGTTCGTCAGATCTCAAAAATCAAAAATGAGCCAGAATGGTTATTAGAATATCGCTTAACCGCATATCGCGCATGGCTTGAGATGGAGTCTCCTGACTGGGCGCATTTAAATATTGAGCCAATGGATTATCAAGCGATCTCCTATTACTCCGCGCCAAAATCAATGGCAGATGGTCCTAAGAGTTTAGATGAAGTAGATCCTGAGCTTCTCTACACTTATGAGCGTTTAGGAATCCCGCTTGAAGAACAAAAAATTCTAGCAGGTGTTGCGGTAGATGCTGTATTTGACTCAGTCTCTGTGGCAACAAGCTATAAAGGTCGTCTACTTGAGCAAGGCATTATCTTCTGCTCATTTAGTGAAGCAGTTCAAGAATATCCAGAGCTTGTCAAAGAGTATTTAGGAACCGTGGTTCCTCATGATGATAACTACTTTGCAGCGCTCAATGCGGCAGTATTTACAGATGGTTCATTTGTCTATATTCCTAAAGGCAAACGTTGCCCAATGGAGCTATCAACATATTTCCGTATTAATGCCTCCAATACAGGACAGTTCGAGCGTACATTAATTATTGCAGATGAAGGAAGCTATGTTTCATATCTCGAAGGCTGTACTGCGCCGCAGCGTGATGAGAATCAGCTTCATGCAGCTGTTGTTGAATTAGTGGCAAAAGAGAAAGCAACGATTAAATATTCCACAGTCCAAAACTGGTACCCAGGTGATGAAAATGGCGAGGGTGGTATTTATAACTTCGTAACTAAGCGTGGTATTTGTGATGGGTTCCAATCAAAAATCACTTGGACACAAGTGGAAACTGGCTCATCCATTACTTGGAAGTATCCAAGCTGTATCTTAAAGGGCGATGAATCTGTGGGCGAGTTCTACTCAGTAGCGCTCGTTAAAGATCGCCAGCAAGCAGATACAGGTACTAAAATGATTCACATTGGTAAGAATACGCGCTCAACGATTATCTCTAAAGGGATTTCCGCAGGGTATTCAGAAAACTCTTATCGTGGACTTGTTCGTATCGGACCAAATGCAACAGGATCACACAACTACTCACAATGTGATTCCCTCTTAATGGGCGATAAGTGTGGTGCACATACATTCCCTTATATTGATGTTCGTAACTCAAGTTCTAAAGTTGAGCATGAAGCATCAACTTCTAAGATCTCAGAAGAACAACTTTTTTACTGTCAGCAACGTGGTCTATCGGAAGAAGATGCCATTAACCTGATTGTTAATGGTTACTGTAAAGAGATCTTCGATGAGTTACCGATGGAGTTTGCCGTAGAAGCACAGAAGTTAATTGAACTTCGCCTTGAGGGTAGTGTGGGCTAA
- the sufC gene encoding Fe-S cluster assembly ATPase SufC, which translates to MLSIKDLHVEIDGTEILKGVTLDIEAGKVHAIMGPNGSGKSTLANVIVGKDDYEITKGDILFEGKSVLEMDPDERAQLGIFLGFQYPAELPGVNNHYFLRSALNAILRSRGEQEVDALEFYEMLQEKMKTVKMDSSFLKRSVNTGFSGGEKKRNEILQMLVLEPKFAVLDETDSGLDIDALRVISEGINSLRSENRGFLLITHYQRLLDYVQPDYVHVMTDGKIVKSGGKELALELEKDGYVAFRGEEAGGTRTHK; encoded by the coding sequence ATGTTAAGTATTAAAGATTTGCACGTAGAAATTGATGGCACTGAAATCCTTAAAGGTGTGACGTTAGATATCGAAGCGGGAAAAGTTCACGCAATCATGGGACCAAATGGTTCTGGTAAAAGTACCCTTGCGAATGTGATTGTTGGTAAAGATGATTATGAGATCACGAAAGGCGATATCTTATTTGAAGGTAAGAGCGTTTTAGAGATGGATCCTGATGAGCGTGCGCAATTAGGTATCTTCCTTGGTTTTCAATATCCGGCAGAATTACCAGGGGTGAATAACCATTACTTCTTACGTAGCGCATTAAATGCGATCCTTCGTTCACGTGGTGAGCAAGAAGTCGATGCGCTTGAGTTCTATGAGATGCTTCAAGAGAAGATGAAAACAGTAAAAATGGATTCATCATTCTTAAAACGTTCTGTAAACACAGGTTTCTCCGGTGGTGAGAAAAAACGTAATGAAATTTTACAGATGTTAGTGCTTGAGCCAAAATTTGCAGTGTTAGATGAAACAGACTCCGGTCTTGATATCGACGCACTTCGCGTTATTTCAGAAGGAATTAACTCTCTTCGTAGTGAAAATCGTGGTTTTCTCTTAATTACGCACTATCAGCGTCTATTAGATTATGTCCAACCTGATTATGTTCATGTTATGACAGATGGCAAAATCGTGAAAAGTGGTGGTAAAGAGTTAGCACTTGAACTCGAAAAAGATGGTTATGTGGCATTCCGTGGAGAAGAAGCGGGCGGCACACGTACTCATAAATAA
- the sufD gene encoding Fe-S cluster assembly protein SufD, whose protein sequence is MLTIYKENASRERFKDTPFRKLFSVEWSAPVSRETSAPVNETLPENAVILPIYNGEVSARWVSDLTLPEGVLVRGSSNLLEIRIVEGAKVERPIVIYNLTDSQDKAIQIDFDIVLTVEKNAESSILLVEAGNGQYLNLGRMNVDIAEGADVQFIRAGLNDDKGSSLFNFTAEQAKESKVHYMSYQTRGDLTRSDINLHMNGEDAYSELNILNIAEGREHISHIVNMDHRVPNCESNQQVKNILKDRAESIFDAQIHVYQDAQKINADQMTRSLILNDGARALTIPRLLIYADDVRCTHGATVGFIEPEHMFYLRSRGIPEAEAKTILIRAYAAEVLETISNESIREWLQHRLDQDIETLA, encoded by the coding sequence ATGTTAACAATTTATAAAGAGAACGCGAGTCGTGAGCGTTTTAAAGATACGCCATTTCGTAAGCTATTTTCTGTAGAGTGGAGTGCGCCTGTTTCACGTGAAACTTCTGCGCCAGTTAATGAAACATTGCCAGAAAATGCGGTGATTCTACCAATCTACAATGGTGAAGTAAGTGCCCGCTGGGTGAGTGATTTAACGCTGCCAGAAGGCGTATTGGTTAGAGGGTCTAGCAATCTTTTAGAGATCCGCATCGTGGAAGGCGCAAAGGTTGAGCGTCCTATCGTGATCTATAACTTAACAGATAGCCAAGATAAAGCGATTCAGATTGATTTTGATATTGTCTTAACGGTAGAAAAAAATGCCGAGAGCTCAATTCTTTTAGTGGAAGCGGGAAATGGACAATATTTAAATCTTGGTCGTATGAATGTTGATATCGCTGAAGGTGCGGATGTTCAATTTATCCGCGCCGGTTTAAACGATGATAAAGGCTCAAGTCTTTTCAACTTCACAGCAGAGCAAGCGAAAGAGAGTAAGGTTCACTATATGAGTTATCAAACGCGTGGCGATTTAACGCGTTCAGATATTAATCTTCATATGAATGGTGAAGATGCTTATTCAGAACTGAATATCTTAAATATTGCAGAAGGTCGTGAGCATATTTCGCATATCGTGAATATGGATCACCGTGTACCAAACTGTGAGAGTAATCAGCAAGTTAAAAACATCCTCAAAGATCGCGCAGAATCAATTTTTGATGCGCAGATCCATGTATATCAAGATGCACAGAAGATCAATGCCGATCAGATGACACGTTCGCTTATCTTAAATGATGGTGCAAGAGCGTTAACGATTCCCCGACTTTTAATCTACGCTGATGACGTTCGTTGTACCCATGGGGCAACGGTGGGTTTTATTGAGCCTGAGCACATGTTCTATCTTCGTTCACGTGGGATTCCTGAAGCTGAAGCGAAAACGATTTTAATTCGTGCATATGCAGCAGAAGTTTTAGAAACGATTAGCAATGAATCGATTCGTGAATGGTTGCAGCATCGTTTAGATCAAGATATCGAAACCCTCGCATAA
- a CDS encoding aminotransferase class V-fold PLP-dependent enzyme, producing MIALPKIRQQFPIFNEEVKGHRVAFLDTGASAQKPQVVIDAEKNVYEKYYANIHRGVYYFSEKSTQEYEAVREIAQRFIKAADTREIIFTKGTTESINLVAQSYGRMVLNKGDVVMISEMEHHANIVPWQMICEEKGAELKIIPINDAGELLLDQFEAMLDDRVKIVSVTQVSNVLGTINDVKLIIDKAHAVGAKVLIDGAQGAVHQPLNVVELDADFYTFSAHKLYGPTGVGILYGKRELLEAMPPYQTGGDMIDVVTFEKTTFAPLPNKFEAGTPNIAGVIAFGVAMKWVEEIGFETIVAHEDALLQYAMEKLAEIPEVRVIGTAKEKAGVISFVVKGIHPHDIGTLLDHEGVAVRVGHHCAQPLMKRMKVPATARMSFGVYSTSEEIDRLVAGLKKIISLFA from the coding sequence ATGATTGCATTACCTAAAATTCGTCAACAGTTTCCAATTTTTAATGAAGAAGTCAAAGGGCATCGTGTTGCATTCTTAGACACCGGTGCATCAGCGCAGAAACCACAGGTTGTGATTGATGCTGAGAAAAATGTATATGAGAAGTATTATGCTAATATTCACCGTGGTGTTTATTACTTTAGTGAAAAGTCTACGCAGGAGTATGAAGCGGTACGTGAAATAGCGCAGCGCTTTATTAAGGCGGCAGATACTCGTGAAATTATCTTCACAAAAGGGACGACAGAGAGTATTAACCTTGTGGCTCAAAGCTATGGGAGAATGGTTTTAAATAAAGGTGATGTGGTGATGATCTCTGAGATGGAGCATCACGCTAATATTGTGCCTTGGCAGATGATCTGTGAAGAGAAAGGTGCTGAGCTTAAAATTATTCCCATTAACGATGCCGGCGAACTTCTTTTAGATCAGTTTGAGGCTATGCTTGATGATCGGGTGAAGATTGTTTCTGTCACACAAGTTTCAAATGTACTCGGAACCATTAATGATGTGAAGCTCATTATTGATAAAGCGCATGCAGTGGGCGCAAAAGTCTTAATTGATGGTGCACAAGGCGCCGTGCATCAGCCACTTAATGTTGTGGAATTAGATGCAGACTTCTATACCTTTTCAGCGCATAAACTTTATGGGCCAACCGGTGTTGGTATTCTCTACGGAAAGCGTGAGTTATTAGAAGCAATGCCACCTTATCAAACTGGTGGGGATATGATTGATGTAGTGACTTTTGAGAAAACAACATTTGCACCGCTCCCAAATAAGTTTGAAGCAGGTACCCCTAATATTGCTGGCGTGATTGCTTTTGGTGTGGCGATGAAGTGGGTGGAAGAGATTGGCTTTGAGACGATTGTGGCACACGAAGATGCACTACTTCAATATGCGATGGAAAAACTTGCAGAGATTCCGGAAGTGCGTGTGATTGGCACGGCAAAAGAGAAGGCGGGCGTCATTTCATTTGTGGTAAAAGGTATTCATCCGCACGATATCGGTACGCTCTTAGATCATGAAGGGGTTGCAGTACGAGTTGGGCATCACTGTGCACAGCCTTTAATGAAACGCATGAAAGTGCCAGCAACAGCTAGAATGTCATTTGGTGTTTACAGTACAAGTGAAGAAATCGATCGCTTAGTTGCAGGCTTGAAAAAAATCATTTCTCTGTTTGCATAA
- a CDS encoding RNA ligase family protein, producing MQRYHKVENLFKRKNGKLIEGEFQEKQVELLKNNQWIFSEKIDGVNIRLHWSGEEMTILGRNNNSQIPPHLLAYLETLFEQEEIAKHVYPGCILVGEGYGERIEEPRGSQYKADGVGFVLFDVVAMDGKYCDRHVVEMIAKNLNLEVTPLILEGTLQEAIDFIQTQPTSKFRDTAPMEGLIGTPVGDFLTGSGARIITKLRAEDYPLKDSE from the coding sequence ATGCAGAGATATCATAAAGTTGAAAATCTATTCAAACGTAAAAATGGAAAACTGATTGAAGGAGAGTTCCAAGAAAAACAGGTGGAACTCTTAAAAAATAACCAATGGATCTTTAGTGAAAAAATCGATGGCGTTAATATCAGGCTTCATTGGAGTGGTGAAGAGATGACTATTTTAGGGCGAAACAACAATTCTCAAATTCCCCCACATCTATTAGCCTATTTAGAAACCCTCTTTGAACAAGAAGAGATTGCCAAGCATGTTTATCCTGGCTGTATTCTTGTTGGCGAAGGTTATGGCGAACGCATTGAAGAACCCCGTGGTAGCCAATACAAAGCTGATGGCGTCGGTTTTGTGCTCTTTGATGTTGTCGCAATGGATGGAAAATATTGCGATCGCCATGTGGTAGAGATGATTGCTAAAAATCTAAACTTAGAAGTGACACCGCTAATCTTAGAAGGGACGCTCCAAGAAGCAATCGACTTTATCCAAACTCAGCCGACATCCAAATTCCGAGATACAGCACCTATGGAAGGATTGATCGGAACACCTGTGGGCGACTTCTTAACAGGATCAGGCGCACGGATTATCACAAAGCTTCGTGCTGAAGATTACCCACTAAAAGATAGTGAGTAG